CGCGGTGAACGCGGCCGCGGTCACCGCGCCACCAGGACGCCCGGGTTCAGCACACCGGTCGGATCGAGCGTTGCCTTCACAGCGCGCAGGATATCCCTCCCGAGCGGTCCGATCTCCTCGTCGTACGTGTCGCGGTGGTCGGTGCCGACGCCGTGGTGGTGGCTGATCGCAGCACCGGCGCGTCGGATCGCGGCGTTCGCGGCCGCCTTGGCCTCGGCCCACTGGCCGAGCGCGTCCTCGCCCTGGGCGCACGCGACCGTGAAGTACAGCGACGCGCCGGTCTCGTACACGTGCGAGACGTGGCAGAGCACGATCGCGGGCGTCCCCTGCGCTCCCAGCGATGCCTGGACCGCCTCGGTCACGGCGGCCTTGAGGCGTGCGACGTTCGACCACCACGTGACGGTCTCGAGCGTCTCGACGAACGCGCCCGCGTCGAGCAGCGGGTCGCGCAGGTACGGCCCGTGGAAACGCCCGGTCCGCCACCTCTCGCCCGCGTCGGTCCCGACGGCGACGCCGCCGCACTCCTCGATGACGGCGCTGGCGGCGGCGCGCCGGGACGCGACGTCGTCGGGCTCGCCCTCGTACCCGGTGATCGCGAGGCAGCCGGACGCCTCCCCGGTCGGCCCGCCCGACGGGTCGGAGAGGTTGATCGCGGTCTCCGCCTCGTCGGACAGACGCAGCACGGTCGGCAGCGGGCCGTCCTGCGCGAGCCGCCGGAGGGCCTCGGCGCCGGACTCGAACGACGGGAACCGCCACCCCTCGAAGACGCGCTCGCGCGGCACGCGGCGCAGCCGGACGGTGACGGACGTGATCACGCCGAACGCTCCTTCCGAACCGAGCACGAGCTGACGCAGGTCGGGACCCGCCGCGGACTGCGGCGCGGTGCCGATCTCGAGGGTGCCGCGCGGTGTCGCGACGACGAGACCGACGACCATGTCGTCGAAGCGCCCGTAGCCGGCCGACGACTGACCGGCCGAGCGCGCCGCCGCGTAACCGCCGATCGAGGCACCCTCGTACGACTGCGGGAAGTGTCCGAGCGTGTATCCCTCGGCCTGCAGCAGCTCCTCGGCGCGCGGACCGCGCATCCCCGCCTGCAGCGTCGCGGTGCGTGAGACCACGTCGAGCACGACCAGGGCGTCCAGGCGGGCGAGGTCGAGCGCGACGACGCCGGCGAACCCGGCGCGGTCGGGGGCGAGCCCGCCCACGACCGACGTGCCACCCGAGTACGGCACGACGGCGACGTGCGCGTCGGCGCAGACCTGCAGCACGGCGACCACCTCGTCGTGCGAGCCCGGGCGGACGACGAGGTCGGGCGCGTCGCCCGCGTCGCCCGCACGCATCTTGAGGATGTCGGGCGTCGACCACCCGCGGGTGTGGCGCAGGCGGTCGTGCGCCGCGTCGCTGACGTGGGCCGGCCCGACCGCGGCGGCCAGCGCCGTACGCGCCTCGTCCGGTACGACGACGTCGGGGAGCGCGACGTCCTGCAGGTCGACCGGCGCCCGGCCCGGCCGGATGCCGAGCGCGTCGAGGGCTGCCTGGGTCGCTGCGGGGAGCGTGATCGCGTGCTCCGGATTGCCCCACCGGTCCGGTGCGAAGTCCACCACCGGGACGTCCGTCTCAGACATTCGCCGCTCCGTTCTCGACCTGCGTTGTCGTGTACAGTTGAACACATCATGTCCAAACGTTTCAATGGTGGTGCCGGCTCGGACCTCGAGCGCCTCCGCGCCCGCCCGGCCGACGCCGGCAACGCCATCCCCGAGGACCGCATCCTCGACGCGGTCGCCGGCGGGCTCCTCGAGCACGGACTCGACCGGCTGACGATGGCCGAGATCGCGACCCGCGCGGGCGTCGCCCGAGCGACCCTCTACCGGCGCTGGGAGAACGTACGCTCCGCCGTCGCCGCGCTGCTCACCCGCGAGTGGGTCGCCGTCATCGCCGAGGCCAACCGTGAGGAGATCACGGTCGGCCGCGACCGCCTCGTCGACGCCGTCGTCCGCACCGTCGCGATGATCCGCGTCCACCCGGTGCAGCAGGCGATCATCGAGTCCGACCCGGAGTTCCTCGTCCCCTACGTCTTCCAGCGCATGGGCCGCACGAGCACGCACGTCGTCCAGGTGCTCGAGAACGGCATCCGCGAGGGGCACGCGGACGGTTCGATCCGCCCTCTCGACGTCGCGCTGCAGGCCCGTACGGTCCTGCTGCTCGCCTGGTCGTTCGTCATCACCGCACCCATGGTGACGGGCTCGACCGGTGGCCCCGGGCCCGTCCTCGCCGAGCTCGACGGCCAGCTCGCCGTCGCCCTCGACCGCTACCTCGCTCCCGACCTCTCCCAGGACTGACTCGATGCCCTCAGCCTCCTCGTCCCTGAACGCCACGCGACGCGAGCGTGACCTCGACGACCTCGCCGGTGGTGGCGTCGTCGACCTGCTCGTCGTCGGCGGAGGCGTCACCGGCGCCGGGGTCGCGCTCGACGCGGCGTCGCGCGGGCTCTCCGTGGTCCTGGTGGACAAGCACGACCTGGCCTTCGGCACGAGCCGCTGGAGCTCCAAGCTCGTCCACGGCGGCCTGCGCTACCTCGCGACAGGCCACGTCGGCATCGCGTACGAGAGCGCCCACGAACGCGCGATCCTCATCGAGCGCACGGCTCCCCACCTCGTACGGGCGCTCCCCAACGTCTTCCCGCTCACGGAGTCGGTCAGCCACCGGACGGCAGCGATGATCCGCGCCGGGCAGCTCGCCGGGGACACCCTGCGCCGCGCGGCCGGGACGTCCAACGCGATCCTCCCGCGCTCCCGACGCGTGTCGGGCATGGAGGTGCGCCGCTACGCGCCGACCGTTCGGGCGGAAGGACTCCGCGGTGGGCTCGTCTTCTGGGACGGCCAGCTCGTCGACGACGTCCGCCTCGTGGTCGCCCTCGCCCGCACCGCCGCCTCGCTCGGCGCACGGGTCCTGACCCGTACGGCGGCGGTCGAGGTCAGCGGCACCGGCGCCCTGCTGCGCGACGAGCTGACCGGGTCGACCCTGCAGGTCGACGCCCGGATGGTCGTCAACGCCGCAGGCGTGTGGGCGGGCACGCTCGCCGACGGCATCACCATGCGCCCCAGCCGCGGCACCCACCTCGTCGTGCGCGACGAGACGCTCGGCGGTCTGACGGGGGCGCTCAACCTGCCGGTCCCGGGCACCTCCTCCCGTTTCATCCTCGTCCTCCCCGCCGGCGACGGCCGCGTCTACATCGGGCTGACCGACGAGGAGGTGCACGGCGAGATCCCCGACGTCCCGACGGCGAGCGAGGACGAGATCACCTTCCTCCTGGAGACGGTCTCGCTGTCGCTCCAACGCCCGCTCACCCGCGACGACGTCATCGGCACGTTCTCAGGGCTGCGCCCGCTGCTCGACGCCGGCGAGGGCGAGACGTCCGACCTCTCCCGCAAGCACGTGGTGCTCACCGGCGACGACGGCCTGGTCAGCGTGGTCGGCGGCAAGCTCACGACGTACCGACGGATGGCCGAGGACGCCGTGGACGCCGCGCTGACCGCGTCCGGCCGCAGCGCAGGGCCCTGCCGTACGACGAACCTGCCGCTCGTCGGCTCCGCGGACCGGGCGACCCTCGGCGGGATCGTCGCACCAGCCCGACTCGTCGCCCGGTACGGCACCGAGGCCACCGACGTCGTCGCCGAGGCGGGCGGCGACCGGTCGCTGCTCGAGCCCCTCGCACCGCACGTCCCGACCGTGCCCGCGGAGCTGCGCTGGGCCGTACGCCACGAGGGCGCGCTCGACGTCGACGACCTGCTCGACCGCCGTACGCGCGTCGGCCTGGTCGCCGCCGACCGTGAGCTCGCGCTCCCCTTCGCCGAGGCCGCCCTCAGCCGGTGAAGCGGCCGGTCTCCTCGAGCTCGGCGAGCACGGCCTCGTACGGCGTGAGGTCGAGACCGTGCTCGGCGACCCACGCGTCGTCGTAGTACGTCGAGACGTAGCGGTCGCCCGAGTCGCACAGCAGCGTCACCACGCTCCCGGTCTCGCCCGCCGCCCGCATGCGCTCGATCACGGTCAGCGCACCCCACATGTTCGTGCCCGTGGAGCCGCCGACGCTGCGCCCGAGGCGTCGGCTGCACCAGCGCATCGCGGCGATCGACGCGGCGTCGGGAACGCGCACCATGTCGTCGATGACGCCGCCGACGAACGACGGCTCCACGCGCGGGCGGCCGATGCCCTCGATCCGCGAGGCCGCACCCGTCGTGTAGTCGGACGTGTCGAGGTCCCACCCGTCGAGGAAGGCCGAGTTCTCCGGATCGGCGACCATCACCCTCGTCACGTGCCGGCGGTAGCGGACGTAGCGCCCGATCGTGGCCGACGTCCCACCGGTGCCGGCGCTGACCACGACCCACGCGGGGACGGGGTGCCGCTCCTTCTCGAGCTGCGCGAAGATCGACTCGGCGATGTTGTTGTTGCCGCGCCAGTCGGTCGCGCGTTCGGCGAAGGTGAACTGGTCCATGTAGTGGCCGCCGCACTCGCGCGCGAGCCGCGCAGCCTCGGCGTACATGTCGGGGGCCTCGTCCACGAAGTGGCACCGCCCTCCGTACCACTCGATGAGCGCGATCTTGCGCGCGCTGGTGCTCCGCGGCATCACCGCGACGAACGGGACGCCGATGAGACGTGCGAAGTACGCCTCGCTGATCGCGGTCGAGCCGCTCGACGCCTCGACGATCGTCGTGCCGGGCCCGACCCAGCCGTTGCAGAGCGCGTAGAGGAAGAGCGAGCGGGCGAGCCGGTGCTTCAGCGAGCCGGTCGGGTGGATGGACTCGTCCTTCAGGTACAGCTCGATGCCGGGGCCACCCGGCAGCGGGAAGACGTGCAGGTGCGTGTCCGCGCTCCGGTTGGCGTCGGCGTCGACACGTCGGATCGCCTCATCGACCCAGGAGCGACGCTGCGGATCCGATCGGGGCACGAGGGGTCAGTCCACGTCCTCGGCGCTGCGGGCCGCCTCGTACCGCTCGTGCATCTTGTCGGCGCGCGCCTTCATCGACAGCGCCACCTCGTCGCGCATGTGGCGCAGCAGGAACAACGACGCGACCGCGGAGATCGCCAGCGCGATGAGCGCCACCCACAGCCCCGTCACCGAGTTCCACTCGAGCCAGATCGACGACACCAGGCCGACGACGACGAACGCCACGAGGAAGAATCCGAGCCGGGCGAGGGTGTAACGGAGGAACGCACTCACGCTCCGAGGGTACCCGGAGGCGGCACACGCGACGCCTACGGACCGTCGGTCGGGTCGTCCGACGGCGGTGGGGGCAGCGCGTTGCCGTCGTCGGTGGGCTCAGGCGTCTGCGTCGTCGGCGGCGGCGTGGTCGTCGGAGCCGTCGTCGGCTCGGTCGTCGGCGGCGTGGTCGTCGGAGCCGTCGTCGGCTCGGTCGTCGGCGGCGTGGTCGTCGGAGCCGTCGTCGGGTCCGTGGTCGGCGGTGTCGTCTCCGTCGGTTCCGACGTCGCCGTCGTGGTCGGCTCGGTCGTCGCTGACGGCGTCACCTCGGACGGTGTCGGCGTCGGCGTCGGCGTCGGGTCGTCGGTGGGCCGCTCGGGATCGTCGACGCTGGCCAGCACCAGCCAGACCGCGGCGACGGCAGCCACGACCACCAGGGCGACCACGATCCACGGGGCCCTCTTCGCCCACGGCGACGGCTCGGCCGCGGCTGCGGCTCCGGCGCCCTCAGTCGCGTCCCCGGCGCCGGCTGCGTCCCCGGGGTCGGTTGCGGGGTCCGCGGCGGCGTCGGCAGTCTCGGTCTCGGGACCGACGGCGTCCAGCGGGGCTGTGCCGGGCTCTGCGGCCTGCGCCGCGCCCGCACCGGCGAGCCCGGCGGCTGCGCCCGCGGCTGCGGCGACCCCTGCACCGCCGACTGCCGCCGCGATCGTGGGGTCGTCCTCGACCGCAGGAGCACCGACGACCGTGGCGTCGCCTTCAGGGTCGGGCACGGTGACACCCGCAGCCGTCAGGACGGCCGCGACGTCGCGACCGTCACGCACCGCCCGCAGCGCGGCGGCCGCACCCGCGGCGTCCGGGCGCTCGTCGGGGTCGCGGCGCGTCATCGCCCCGAGCGCGAGCGCCCACCCGTCGCCGAGCTCGGCCGGGATGCGCGGCGGACGGTGGAGACGGGCGGACAACGTCTCGACCCGGCTGCCCGGGAAGGCCTCCTCCCCCGTCAGCGCCTCGAGCAGCACGAGCCCCAGCGCGTAGACGTCGGCCCGCGGACCGACCTCGTCCAGGACGGCCTGCTCCGGGCTCAGGTAGCGCGCCGTGCCGACGAGGAGGTCCGGCGAGGTGAGCCGGGTGCCCTCGAGGTAGCGGGAGACGCCGAAGTCGGTGAGCTTGACCTGGTACGAACCGTCTCCCTGCTCGACGAGCATCGCGTTGGACGGCTTGATGTCGCGGTGGACGACTCCCGCCTCGTGGATGGCGGCGAGCGCATCACCGAGCTGTGCACCGATGTCGGCCACCACCACCGGCGCCATCGCGCCGTCCACCAGCACGCGGCTCAGCGTCTTGCCGGGGACGAACTCCATGACGAGGTACGGGTTGTCCGAGCTCGGCTGGACGTCGAAGACCGTCACGACGCCGGGGTGCGACACGCCGGCCCCGATCTTGGCCTCCATCTCGTGCCGGCGCAGCGCGTCCTCGACCTCGACGCCCGCCTCGGCCCGCATCATCTTCACCGCGACCGTGCGCCCGAGGACCTCGTCCCTGGCCCGGTAGACGTCGGCCATGCCCCCTCGCCCGACGAGTGCCAACAGACGGTAGCGCCCGTCGACGAGCTCGCCGACCCGGTCGTTCGCCGACTCCGACATCGAGCGCGGACCCACCTCTCCTCGTCAGGAGGCCACCGTCGCACGACGATGGCCTCCTCCATTGTGAAGGGTCGATGGGTACGAGGCGAACATGACTCCTGGTGGGCGGCGTCAGAGCATCGCGATCCCCTCGGCAGGCGCGAC
Above is a genomic segment from Mumia sp. Pv4-285 containing:
- a CDS encoding PLP-dependent cysteine synthase family protein, whose product is MPRSDPQRRSWVDEAIRRVDADANRSADTHLHVFPLPGGPGIELYLKDESIHPTGSLKHRLARSLFLYALCNGWVGPGTTIVEASSGSTAISEAYFARLIGVPFVAVMPRSTSARKIALIEWYGGRCHFVDEAPDMYAEAARLARECGGHYMDQFTFAERATDWRGNNNIAESIFAQLEKERHPVPAWVVVSAGTGGTSATIGRYVRYRRHVTRVMVADPENSAFLDGWDLDTSDYTTGAASRIEGIGRPRVEPSFVGGVIDDMVRVPDAASIAAMRWCSRRLGRSVGGSTGTNMWGALTVIERMRAAGETGSVVTLLCDSGDRYVSTYYDDAWVAEHGLDLTPYEAVLAELEETGRFTG
- a CDS encoding FAD-binding oxidoreductase; translated protein: MSETDVPVVDFAPDRWGNPEHAITLPAATQAALDALGIRPGRAPVDLQDVALPDVVVPDEARTALAAAVGPAHVSDAAHDRLRHTRGWSTPDILKMRAGDAGDAPDLVVRPGSHDEVVAVLQVCADAHVAVVPYSGGTSVVGGLAPDRAGFAGVVALDLARLDALVVLDVVSRTATLQAGMRGPRAEELLQAEGYTLGHFPQSYEGASIGGYAAARSAGQSSAGYGRFDDMVVGLVVATPRGTLEIGTAPQSAAGPDLRQLVLGSEGAFGVITSVTVRLRRVPRERVFEGWRFPSFESGAEALRRLAQDGPLPTVLRLSDEAETAINLSDPSGGPTGEASGCLAITGYEGEPDDVASRRAAASAVIEECGGVAVGTDAGERWRTGRFHGPYLRDPLLDAGAFVETLETVTWWSNVARLKAAVTEAVQASLGAQGTPAIVLCHVSHVYETGASLYFTVACAQGEDALGQWAEAKAAANAAIRRAGAAISHHHGVGTDHRDTYDEEIGPLGRDILRAVKATLDPTGVLNPGVLVAR
- a CDS encoding DUF4229 domain-containing protein; this translates as MSAFLRYTLARLGFFLVAFVVVGLVSSIWLEWNSVTGLWVALIALAISAVASLFLLRHMRDEVALSMKARADKMHERYEAARSAEDVD
- a CDS encoding TetR/AcrR family transcriptional regulator, whose protein sequence is MSKRFNGGAGSDLERLRARPADAGNAIPEDRILDAVAGGLLEHGLDRLTMAEIATRAGVARATLYRRWENVRSAVAALLTREWVAVIAEANREEITVGRDRLVDAVVRTVAMIRVHPVQQAIIESDPEFLVPYVFQRMGRTSTHVVQVLENGIREGHADGSIRPLDVALQARTVLLLAWSFVITAPMVTGSTGGPGPVLAELDGQLAVALDRYLAPDLSQD
- a CDS encoding serine/threonine-protein kinase; its protein translation is MGPRSMSESANDRVGELVDGRYRLLALVGRGGMADVYRARDEVLGRTVAVKMMRAEAGVEVEDALRRHEMEAKIGAGVSHPGVVTVFDVQPSSDNPYLVMEFVPGKTLSRVLVDGAMAPVVVADIGAQLGDALAAIHEAGVVHRDIKPSNAMLVEQGDGSYQVKLTDFGVSRYLEGTRLTSPDLLVGTARYLSPEQAVLDEVGPRADVYALGLVLLEALTGEEAFPGSRVETLSARLHRPPRIPAELGDGWALALGAMTRRDPDERPDAAGAAAALRAVRDGRDVAAVLTAAGVTVPDPEGDATVVGAPAVEDDPTIAAAVGGAGVAAAAGAAAGLAGAGAAQAAEPGTAPLDAVGPETETADAAADPATDPGDAAGAGDATEGAGAAAAAEPSPWAKRAPWIVVALVVVAAVAAVWLVLASVDDPERPTDDPTPTPTPTPSEVTPSATTEPTTTATSEPTETTPPTTDPTTAPTTTPPTTEPTTAPTTTPPTTEPTTAPTTTPPPTTQTPEPTDDGNALPPPPSDDPTDGP
- a CDS encoding glycerol-3-phosphate dehydrogenase/oxidase; translated protein: MPSASSSLNATRRERDLDDLAGGGVVDLLVVGGGVTGAGVALDAASRGLSVVLVDKHDLAFGTSRWSSKLVHGGLRYLATGHVGIAYESAHERAILIERTAPHLVRALPNVFPLTESVSHRTAAMIRAGQLAGDTLRRAAGTSNAILPRSRRVSGMEVRRYAPTVRAEGLRGGLVFWDGQLVDDVRLVVALARTAASLGARVLTRTAAVEVSGTGALLRDELTGSTLQVDARMVVNAAGVWAGTLADGITMRPSRGTHLVVRDETLGGLTGALNLPVPGTSSRFILVLPAGDGRVYIGLTDEEVHGEIPDVPTASEDEITFLLETVSLSLQRPLTRDDVIGTFSGLRPLLDAGEGETSDLSRKHVVLTGDDGLVSVVGGKLTTYRRMAEDAVDAALTASGRSAGPCRTTNLPLVGSADRATLGGIVAPARLVARYGTEATDVVAEAGGDRSLLEPLAPHVPTVPAELRWAVRHEGALDVDDLLDRRTRVGLVAADRELALPFAEAALSR